The following are encoded in a window of Ranitomeya variabilis isolate aRanVar5 chromosome 6, aRanVar5.hap1, whole genome shotgun sequence genomic DNA:
- the LOC143781862 gene encoding protein QNR-71-like, which produces MLVVVVGGLVLLCLGSGVQAGKRFQDVMEFGRKSGSKGHSNHIAGWSPETNSWDEKLYPAWKSDDSRWENCWRGGKVVALLTSDSPALIGSNITFAVTLQFPRCQRENEDGDIEYERGCGNASSSFSDQYVYNWTKWMDFCDEGNCSFSSNFPDGKPFPHHPHWRRQNFIYIFSTQGQYYQQMGRSSAVLSINTTNITAGTQMIEVTVFRRGYRKHYPVAKASSIYVVTDQIPFYVKLSQKNDKNSSDNIFIKDSPIEFDVRIHDPSHYLDKAKLTFTWDYGDGNDSLSNSPVSSHNYTQLGNFSVNLTIRAAIPGPCKPATPTPIHTTLLPTTTSTFTTPNSTGNYTEFASFETETPLPTEMPNVTTSHATTPYPPPAPDCFIYRYGYYHNNLTVVDGILEVNIVEMTSVQVSTSTAGNSLIDFVVTCEGSLPTDACTIVSDASCMIPQDMVCDDVPASDQCLLTLRRAFEPGSYCVNITLSDGASLALASTLVSVDGGSSPQTASAVLIPLALVALVALVIGVALYRRYKEYKPIANASDGRGGQGIAVYFSQVKDVLFKRNHEHDPLLKSKATII; this is translated from the exons ATGTTGGTGGTAGTAGTGGGAGGGCTGGTGCTGCTCTGCCTAGGCTCTGGGGTCCAGGCAGGAAAAA GGTTTCAGGATGTAATGGAGTTTGGCAGGAAATCTGGTTCTAAAGGTCACAGTAACCATATTGCCGGCTGGTCTCCTGAGACCAACTCCTGGGATGAGAAACTCTACCCTGCCTGGAAATCTGATGATTCTAGATGGGAGAACTGCTGGAGAG GTGGCAAAGTGGTGGCATTGCTGACCAGTGACAGCCCTGCGCTGATAGGGTCAAATATCACTTTTGCTGTGACCCTGCAGTTTCCCCGCTGTCAGCGAGAGAATGAAGATGGAGACATTGAATATGAAAGGGGATGTGGAAATG CATCCTCCAGCTTCTCTGACCAGTATGTGTACAACTGGACCAAGTGGATGGACTTCTGTGATGAAGGAAACTGCAGCTTTTCCAGTAACTTTCCAGATGGAAAACCATTCCCACATCACCCGCACTGGCGACGCCAAAACTTCATTTACATCTTCTCCACccaag GCCAGTATTACCAACAGATGGGGAGATCGTCTGCCGTTCTGTCCATAAATACTACCAACATCACAGCCGGCACACAAATGATTGAAGTCACTGTATTCAGAAGAGGTTACCGGAAACATTACCCAGTTGCAAAAGCGAGCAGCATTTATGTAGTAACTG ATCAAATTCCATTTTATGTGAAGCTTTCTCAGAAGAATGACAAGAATTCCTCAGACAACATCTTTATTAAGGATTCACCAATCGAGTTTGACGTCCGAATCCATGATCCGAGCCATTATCTGGATAAAGCTAAACTGACCTTCACCTGGGATTATGGTGATGGAAATGATTCGCTTTCCAACAGCCCAGTCTCTAGTCATAACTATACCCAGCTTGGAAACTTCAGTGTTAACTTGACCATCAGAGCTGCCATTCCTGGTCCATGTAAACCAGCTACACCCACTCCAATCCATACAACACTTCTACCAACCACCACCAGTACTTTCACCACTCCCAACTCTACTG GTAACTATACAGAATTCGCATCCTTTGAGACTGAAACTCCTCTGCCCACTGAGATGCCCAATGTTACTACCAGCCATGCCACCACTCCATATCCACCTCCTGCCCCAGACTGCTTCATATATAGATATGGCTATTACCACAACAACCTCACAGTTGTAG ATGGTATCCTTGAGGTGAACATTGTTGAGATGACCAGTGTTCAGGTATCCACATCTACAGCCGGAAACTCTCTAATTGACTTTGTGGTAACTTGTGAAGGAAG CCTGCCTACAGATGCCTGCACAATAGTCTCAGATGCCAGCTGCATGATTCCTCAAGACATGGTCTGTGATGACGTCCCAGCTTCTGATCAATGCTTACTGACCCTACGAAGGGCATTTGAACCAGGATCCTACTGTGTCAACATTACACTGAGCGATGGTGCAAGTTTGGCTCTTGCTAGCACACTGGTGTCTGTAGATGGTG GTTCTTCACCACAGACTGCTTCTGCAGTACTCATTCCTTTAGCTCTTGTAGCCCTTGTCGCTCTGGTGATTGGTGTTGCTTTGTACAG gagatacaaggaatacaAACCTATTGCCAATGCATCAGATGGACGAGGTGGTCAAGGAATTGCTGTGTACTTCAGTCAGGTCAAGGATGTTCTCTTCAAAAGAAACCATGAGCATGATCCTCTTCTGAAAAGCAAGGCTACAATAATCTAA